The genomic DNA AAATTAAATTTTTTTGAATATTTTGATATTAATAATAATGATTTAACTAATGCCTTTGATGTATTAAAAAAATATGAAAAAAATATGAAAAACTTAAGAAATATGATGGAAAATCAAATTATTGAAAGATTCAATTTTTATGTCAATAACTCTTTTAATAAAAAGGATAATAGTTTTGTTGAAAATAAAACAGAACAAGAAAAAAAGCTCTCAAAGGCATTAGTAATTAGTGCTATTTTTTTAGCAGCTAGATTAATTTCTCAAGAATATATTACATTGAGTACCTCAAATGAATTTTTATATCAAGATGAAAATAATTCTGATAGTAGTTTTAATTTCAAAAATTATAAAAATAGCTTAAAGGGTTTTTATGAAACCCTAACAGCTTGAGGATTATATTTTACAGATGATTGTATTGAAAATTTAAGTATTTTATCAAGAATGGATGAGTATATTAAAAAAGATGTTTATTCAATGAAAAGATATAAAGATATTTTTTTATATCTTTGACTTTATACTCATGTTAAAAATTCTTGTGATTTAACTACATATAAAAATAATGCAAGTGAAATAAAGTCATTCTTTCCAAAGATAACAGGAAATGCTTTAGCTCCTTTAAATTATGAATATATCTTTGATCAAGGAGAATATCCTGATGAAGCTGAAATAAGAAAAAATATTATTAATGACTTTAAAGCATGATCGCTTGAAGCATATGATAATGTAATTAATAATCAAATTAAAAAATATTATAAGAGTGCAGATTTTTTAGAAAATCTTAATTTTGAAGAATATTTTAACTTAGTAGATTTACTAAAAAATATGTATTTAAAAAGAAACTTTTATTCTCTTGGTGACATTCAAGCAAATATGGCTCAGGAAAGTTCAGATGCTGGTTCAATAAATTACTCAACTGAGCAGATAGAATTAACAAGCAATTATTTAGTATTTAATAAAAATTCAGGAGAGTTTAATAATAAAAATATTGATGAATATTATAGTTTAATTTATAAGAAACCAATACTTTCTTTTTTAAATCAAAATAAAGCTAAAATTTTGATAACTTATCCAGAGTTTTTATGAATGGCAAAGCATATGCAAAAGAGATATCATTTCTTTGATAGCAATATTTCAAACAAGTTTTTTTTAATGTTGAAAAAGGATTATTCTTTGATACTAAATCAGCAATTAAAGAAAATTGAAAGAAGATTTAATAATATTAAAGTTTTTAATGCAAATGAACTTTTGATTTTTAGGCCAAGTGATGATAAAGAACAAAATAATAGCATTGCTAACAGTATTATTTATGATCCTTGATTAAACAAAATATTTGTTATATTAGTAAATTTCTTTCCTCCAGAAAATATTGATTGATTAAATGAAAAAAGAACAATTGATACTTTATCTGAAAATTCAAATTATGTTGCAAATATATTTTCAGAACCTTTAAATTTTGTTTTAAAGGAATTGAAGAAAATAAAGAAACAATTAAAAAAATTGGAACTTAAATTTAGTGATGAAAAAACTGTTGAAGTAGAGGGAATTTTATTTGTCAATGACATTTTAAATGCTATTCCTAAAGTTGAAGTAAATGGAGTGAATGTTTATGTCAGTTCAATTTCTGCAATGGAACATTTTACAAATAGTTATATTTATAAAAAGTAACTTATTTTTAACACTAACAATGTGATTATTTTTGTTCAATGTTGTAAAATAAGTTTGGAGGATATAATATTATGAAATTACCTTATATTGGAAGTGACTTGGATGGAACTGTTGTTCAAAATAGTGACTTTAAAATATTGCAAAGCACAGCTAAAAACATCAATGAATACCAAAGTTTATCAAATAATAAGCTTTTTGTAGTAACTGGAAGATCTTTACAAAATATAAAATATTATATCAAGCAATTAAATATTAAACTGCCAGTTATTTGTTCTAATGGGGCTGTAATTGTAGATCCAATAACTTGAGAAGTTTATTATGAACAAGTTATGGAAAAAGAAATTATAATTGATTTATTAAAATATGCTATGGAAAATGATTTAGATGTATCTTTATATACACCAACTAGTGTTTGTTCATTATCAATTGCAGAAAGAATAAAAACCTATAAAAAGCTTTATGGTCATTATCCAAAAGATTGCCAACCTGACTTTATTTTATATGAAGATTATAATCAACTACTTGAAGATATTAACAATGATGTTCATAAAATTATTAGAGTAATGTATTCACTTGATTATGAAAAAGAAACACAAGTTGCTAATAAACTAAAAGAATATTTAGAGTCAAAAAATTTGTATTATCCAACAACTATTATTCAATCAAGAATTTTAATTGATGCAATGCCAAAGGGGATAAATAAAGCCACAGGTGTTAAAAAATGAGCTGAAATAATGAAAGTGGATCTAAAAGATATAATTGTTATTGGAGATAACAACAATGATTTAGAAATGATAAGTGAAATGCCCTTTGGAATTGCTGTGGGAAATGCCCATGATGAAGTTAAAAAGAAGGCTTGAAAAGTAATTGATAGAATTGAAAATAATGGTGTGGGTAAATTTCTAAAGGAATTAATTAGTAAAGGATAATAAGATGAAAAGAATTGCATTATTTGGGGGAAGTTTTGATCCAGTTCACAGTGATCACATAAATATAATCAAGAGCTGTAAAAAAAACTTAAACTTTGATGAAGTTTGAATAATGCCAGCTTATGTTAATCCTTTTAAAAAACTTTCAACTTCAAGTGTTACTCAAAGATTGGAAATGCTGAAAATAGCAACTCAAAATTTAGATTATGTAAAAATTAAAACTTATGAAATTTCAAAGCAAACTTCAAGTTTTACATATGATACAGTTAAATATTACAAAGCAAAATTTCCTAAAATGAAGTTTTCCTTTGTAATGGGTTCAGATCAATTAGATGACTTTGAAAAATGAGATAACTTTAAGCAATTAATTGAAGAAATAGACTTTAAAGTCTTTTTACGAACAAAAGACTTTAATCAAATTATTGTTAAGAAGTATAATTTAGAAACTTTTGAATTTGAAAATAATTATCTAAGTTCAACAAAAATTAGAAATCTTGTTGATTTGAACTTACAAATTAAAGAAGTTAATGATTATGTTAACAATAATTTAATGTATTTATATGAAAGAGTTGAAAGTAAAATGGATGAAAAGAGGTATTTTCATTCACTTAATGTAGGTCAAATGGCTATGGAATTAGCTAGATTGAACAATTATGACTTAAATAAAGCTTTGATTGCTGGAACGCTTCACGATATAGCAAAAAGGTGAAGTAAAGATGAGATGAAAGCCTCTCTTTTAAAGTATAATAAGGCCTTATTAGAAGAACCAGAACCAACATGACACTCGTTTGTCGGAGCTTATCACTTAAAAAATGATTGGTTATTTAAAGATCAAGAAATTATTCAAGCAGTCTACAATCATACTGTAGGCTCAAAAGATATGACTATGCTTGATATGATAGTTTTTTGTGCAGATAAGATTTCATCAGAAAGAGATTATCCTGGAGTTGATAATTTGAGAGCCTTAGTAAAATCTGATTTATTAACTGGTTTTAAGCAATTGCTTAAAAACCAATATGAAGTAGCTGTTAAGAAACATTCTAAAGATTCAATTGGAAGAAATTTAATTGAAGCTTATAACTTTTGAGTTAGGGAGAGTAAATAATGAAAACCTATGCTATTTTGTTTGCAATGAAAGAAGAAGCTAAAAGTTTAATTGAACATCTTTCACCAAAATTAGTAGAAGTTGAGCACTTTGAAATTTATCAAAAAGATAATATTTACATTGCAATATCTAAAATTGGATTAATTAATGCAGCAAGTTGCTTTACTTATATTAATCAAAAATTTACAATTGATTACTTTATTAATGCAGGTTTAGTAGGTACATTTTCTAAAAAATTAAAGTCTTTAGAACCAATTGTAGTAAAAAAATCATATTTAGGTAATGCTGATGCTAGGGGATTTGGCTATAAATTAGGTCAAATTCCAGGAATGGAGCAATATTACTGTTCAAATGATGAGCTTTTAAGTTTATTTGAAGCTTTTCCACAAGTAGATATTTGTTCAAGTGATATTTTTATTAACTCCCAAGAAAAAGTGGATGAAATTATTGCTCCAATTAGTAATTCTATAGCAATTTTTGATATGGAATGCTTTGGTTTTTATCAAGCAGCATATCTATTTAAAATGCCAATAATAGCTTTAAAATTAGTAAGTGATCATATTGATAATGGTAGCAATGAGTTACAATTTAATGATATTTTACAAAAAGGTAGTTTAAAACTTAGTCAATTACTTTTAAATATTATAAAGAAATAAATATTATTCTAGATATAGATTATAATTTATTTGGAAGGAAGTGACTAGTCATGGAATGTACAAAAGATTGCAAAGATTGTAATTGTAAATGTGAATTTGATGATAACTGTGCTAACTGTCAAATGTGTTCAACTGACACAAATCACGGTTAGTCAAAATGATTAAAAAAACCTAAAGATTTTTAGGTTTTTTTAATGCTTTAGTTACTATTGCTTAAATTTTTTACGCCTCATTCAGAAAGTGAATCTAATATTGGTTTTAAACTTAGACCTAAATCAGTTAGAGAATAGGTAACTTTTACTGGAATAGTTTCTTCAACTTCACGACTAATTATTTGCATTTTTTCCAAATGCTTTAAAGTTTCAGTTAAAACTTTAGTAGTTACACCATTAATTTTTCTCTTTAGTTCATTAAATCTTTTTTCAGTTGTTAATAATTCTCTAATAATAAAAATAGTTCACTTATTTTTTAGAATAGATAAACTAAATTCAACAGGACATACTTGCATTTTTAATTACTCCTTTTTAAAGTAAGTTACTTTAAAGTGCCTACTTACATTGTTATTTATTAATAGTTATTATAACAAATAAGGGAGGTGAAAAAAATGGCATTAGACTTAAATAACGTAGTTGAAGTTACTAACGGGGATTTTGGTGAAATTGATAATCAATTAAAACAAGGAAAAACAGTTTTAGCAGCTTTACAAAAAGGTGAATTATTAACACAAGCATTAAGTAAAGGTGAAATGAATGATGGATTTGCAAAAATAAAGTTCAAAGAAACAAAAGAAAATTGTGGAACTTGTGGTTGTCAAAAACCTGCAGATACTTTAGTTTATCTTTGAAGATAGTTATAAAACTTTAAATAAACTATTACTTATGGACAGTAATTTTGTATAAATAAACTAGAATCTAACTCATTAAAAAAGTTAAATTATGGTTTATTTTTTATTAAAATGTCTTAAAATAATAGAGAAAGGAATGATAAAAGGATGAAGTGATGAATTAGTGACTTTGATGGAACTCTTACGTTAAAAGAAAATAATCATAAAATTTCTCTTGAAGATGAGAATTTTGTTAAGCAGTGAACAAAATCAAATAAATTTGTAATTGCTACAGGTAGGGGTTTTTTAGAGTTGGATGAAATAATCAAAGAAAAGGGCTTTGATGTAGAATATCGAATAACTAATAATGGAGCTGCAATGTTTAAAAATAGTGAGTCTATTTATGAACTGTCAATTCCAATGAAAGAAAGAAAGCAAATATTAGAAAATCTTAAAAAACTGCACAAGTTTTGTGGTATTAAAATTTCAGATACAAAAAATACTAATATAATATCTGGGATTGAGGAAGTAATTCCAAGATTTAAAGAAACATTAGTACTTCCACATTGATTTAATGTAGAAGATCGATTTCAAGATTTTATGGAAGAAATTTTACAAAATGAAAAATTAAACAATATTTCATTATATGCACATGTTCCAGATTTTGATTTAATAACTGACTTATTTAAAAATGTAGAAGGTATTAAAATAGTTAAAACAGCGCCATTTGTATTAGAAATAATGCATGAAGATGTTTCTAAACATTTAGGGATCAAATACTTACAAGATAAGTATAAAATTGACAGTAATGATATTGTTGTAAGTGGTGATGGTGACAATGATTTTGAAATGCTAAAGAGTTTTGAAAACTCATTTGTAATAAAATCAGCTACACCATTAGCGTTAAGTGCTGGTAAAACTAAAATTAGTTCAGTTAGTGAAATTGGTAAATATATTAAATAAATTAAATAAATGTGAATCTAGTTTAATTTATTTTGTAAACAAAAAGGGTTTTTATTTTATTTAAATGCTTAACAAAATAAATTTTATCCTATAGAAGATTATTTAAATATTTATATTTAAATTGTAGTAATAAAAAACCTCTGAAATTAATAAAATTTTTAAGTTTAAAACCAATTAATTATAAATACTAAAAGTAAAAAATTAATCCACAAGAAAAAGAAATAAGTATTTTTAAAAATGTAATAGATTTAATTTTAAAAAAGAGAGGGGGAAGTAATAAATGGAAACAACTTTTAGAAATATCAAATTAATAAATATCGAAGAAGATATAAAATTATATAATTTATTGTTTGAGAAAACAAGTAGGAATAGATCGTTCTCATTTAGACAACTTTCAAATGAAGAGATCATTTTCCCTTCATCTAATCTGGGTTTTGAAATTATATATAATAAAAATGGATATTGTAAAAGAGTTGAATATAAAATAACAAAAATGAATTGAGAAAATGAAGAAGATTTAAAGGCTTTTTTTGAGGATATTAAAGACATTTTGGAAAAATCTGTTCAAAATGTTCCAAAATTGGCAACTAGATTTGGTCGAGAGACAATACAAATTAAGGATTTACATTTTTATCAAT from Spiroplasma endosymbiont of Cantharis nigra includes the following:
- a CDS encoding HAD family hydrolase — translated: MKLPYIGSDLDGTVVQNSDFKILQSTAKNINEYQSLSNNKLFVVTGRSLQNIKYYIKQLNIKLPVICSNGAVIVDPITWEVYYEQVMEKEIIIDLLKYAMENDLDVSLYTPTSVCSLSIAERIKTYKKLYGHYPKDCQPDFILYEDYNQLLEDINNDVHKIIRVMYSLDYEKETQVANKLKEYLESKNLYYPTTIIQSRILIDAMPKGINKATGVKKWAEIMKVDLKDIIVIGDNNNDLEMISEMPFGIAVGNAHDEVKKKAWKVIDRIENNGVGKFLKELISKG
- a CDS encoding nicotinate-nucleotide adenylyltransferase: MKRIALFGGSFDPVHSDHINIIKSCKKNLNFDEVWIMPAYVNPFKKLSTSSVTQRLEMLKIATQNLDYVKIKTYEISKQTSSFTYDTVKYYKAKFPKMKFSFVMGSDQLDDFEKWDNFKQLIEEIDFKVFLRTKDFNQIIVKKYNLETFEFENNYLSSTKIRNLVDLNLQIKEVNDYVNNNLMYLYERVESKMDEKRYFHSLNVGQMAMELARLNNYDLNKALIAGTLHDIAKRWSKDEMKASLLKYNKALLEEPEPTWHSFVGAYHLKNDWLFKDQEIIQAVYNHTVGSKDMTMLDMIVFCADKISSERDYPGVDNLRALVKSDLLTGFKQLLKNQYEVAVKKHSKDSIGRNLIEAYNFWVRESK
- the mtnN gene encoding 5'-methylthioadenosine/S-adenosylhomocysteine nucleosidase, which codes for MKTYAILFAMKEEAKSLIEHLSPKLVEVEHFEIYQKDNIYIAISKIGLINAASCFTYINQKFTIDYFINAGLVGTFSKKLKSLEPIVVKKSYLGNADARGFGYKLGQIPGMEQYYCSNDELLSLFEAFPQVDICSSDIFINSQEKVDEIIAPISNSIAIFDMECFGFYQAAYLFKMPIIALKLVSDHIDNGSNELQFNDILQKGSLKLSQLLLNIIKK
- a CDS encoding helix-turn-helix domain-containing protein, which gives rise to MQVCPVEFSLSILKNKWTIFIIRELLTTEKRFNELKRKINGVTTKVLTETLKHLEKMQIISREVEETIPVKVTYSLTDLGLSLKPILDSLSEWGVKNLSNSN
- a CDS encoding Cof-type HAD-IIB family hydrolase translates to MKWWISDFDGTLTLKENNHKISLEDENFVKQWTKSNKFVIATGRGFLELDEIIKEKGFDVEYRITNNGAAMFKNSESIYELSIPMKERKQILENLKKLHKFCGIKISDTKNTNIISGIEEVIPRFKETLVLPHWFNVEDRFQDFMEEILQNEKLNNISLYAHVPDFDLITDLFKNVEGIKIVKTAPFVLEIMHEDVSKHLGIKYLQDKYKIDSNDIVVSGDGDNDFEMLKSFENSFVIKSATPLALSAGKTKISSVSEIGKYIK